GGCGCTTGACGGAGTCCATGAAGAGCCAGGCGAGGTCATCGAAGAAGTGATGGGGAGCTCCAAAGACGGGCGTCCTCGCCGCCGGCACCACGTGGATCTGCTCCAGCAAGTGCACCTCCGCTTCCGCCATGGGTTCGCTGGCTTTGCTTGCTTGGGTGGGTTGATTTTTTTTACATAATAAAGTGGTGGTGATGCTAATTCTCTATGGGCTCTTAGTTTGTTTCAGCGTCTGTAGGTGCACTGCATGTACTTTAGTACAAAGCAATTTCACAAAGAAATTTTCGCTTTTTGTTCATCTGTGTGAACTTACTTTGCATATATGCTGATCACAGTTTAATTTCAAAATGAAAAGAGAATCCAATCCATACTGTGCTATAGTACTTTTTCGTGTAGACCAATTCAAGAGTACTTGAAATCTGATGGGGAATACTGATGGTGCCATCATTTTGGACTAATCTTCTTAACTGAAACCAAATTTAAATGCCCTAGAGGGCTTAACACTAGGATGACTTAATCCTTTCAGCATCTAACAGTTATTACAAAAAAAACTGAGAAAACTCCAGTTATGGTGAAGAATGGATGAGTGTGCTATTTATATCTTTTTCTTGTTTTGGTATTGCCTGCAGATTTGTTTCATGAAGATTCTATGTCAGATTTGAAGGTGTTGGCAAGTAAGCGGCTCTACATCTTGCCAATTCAATTTCTAATTGGCATGAGCTCCCTGTGTTCTGGACAACTAAGGTTACATGCAAAATTACCTGATCATGTAGCAATTATGATTGAGACGCATGCATTTAGATCGGGTGCTGAAGCGAGCCCGCCATTTTATTACTCTGAAAGAACTATACAGTGGTATTTGGCTATTGCTTTCAGTATTAGAGAATCATAGAAACTGATTTGCAGGGCTTATTATAGATTTATGTGACATTC
Above is a window of Triticum dicoccoides isolate Atlit2015 ecotype Zavitan chromosome 5B, WEW_v2.0, whole genome shotgun sequence DNA encoding:
- the LOC119306644 gene encoding uncharacterized protein LOC119306644: MGSSKDGRPRRRHHVDLLQQVHLRFRHGFAGFACLDLFHEDSMSDLKVLASKRLYILPIQFLIGMSSLCSGQLRLHAKLPDHVAIMIETHAFRSGAEASPPFYYSERTIQWYLAIAFSIRES